A window of the Gossypium hirsutum isolate 1008001.06 chromosome A05, Gossypium_hirsutum_v2.1, whole genome shotgun sequence genome harbors these coding sequences:
- the LOC121229587 gene encoding uncharacterized protein, with the protein MASTTATARAVVFSRITTLSAKPLTPSLSRFFRNRHNRAFSALTVSCLNSGGVCDDDYFVSTQKSNLDRGLLVIANMLKNIEPLDNSVVSKGVSDSAKESMKRTISTMLGILPSDHFSVSVSVSTPPLHRLLFSSIITGYTLWNAEYRVSLMRNLERAAPGEEVAGETEEVIRQRQGEVFAEKREERASQSDGFQEFEKIRPWVSGELSPEALKYIEKLQAELSDVVEELNVEKENVQIECEKENRNDLLEYLRSLDADMVTELSQPSSVQVEETIHQLVQNILQRPFKNERKRDSGIVNKGNNHQDVADETSGTVGTSRDYLAKLLFWCMLLGHHLRGLENRLQLSCVVGLL; encoded by the exons ATGGCATCGACGACAGCCACCGCTCGAGCCGTCGTCTTCTCCCGCATCACCACCTTGTCCGCAAAACCTCTCACACCTTCTCTATCTCGTTTCTTCCGTAACCGTCACAACCGCGCATTTTCCGCCCTAACTGTCAGCTGCTTAAACAGTGGCGGAGTCTGCGACGATGACTACTTCGTATCAACGCagaaatcgaatttagatcgTGGATTGCTAGTAATTGCTAATATGTTGAAGAACATTGAGCCTCTCGACAATTCCGTTGTTTCCAAGGGGGTTTCTGATTCCGCCAAGGAATCCATGAAGCGGACTATCTCCACTATGCTAGGGATTCTTCCATCTGATCACTTCTCCGTTTCGGTTTCCGTCTCCACCCCTCCTCTTCATCGCCTTCTATTCTCTTCTATCATCACTGg GTATACGTTGTGGAACGCGGAGTATAGGGTTTCACTGATGAGGAATCTGGAAAGAGCAGCGCCGGGCGAGGAGGTGGCGGGGGAGACAGAGGAAGTTATTAGGCAGCGGCAGGGAGAGGTGTTTGCGGAGAAAAGGGAGGAGAGAGCGAGTCAAAGTGATGGCTTTCAAGAATTCGAGAAGATTAGGCCTTGGGTTTCCGGGGAATTGTCGCCAGAGGCTTTGAAGTATATTGAAAAACTGCAAGCGGAGTTATCTGATGTGGTGGAG gAACTGAATGTGGAGAAGGAGAATGTGCAAATAGAATGTGAAAAGGAAAACAGGAATGATTTGTTGGAGTACTTAAGATCCTTGGATGCCGACATG GTCACTGAGTTATCCCAACCATCATCAGTACAAGTCGAGGAAACAATCCACCAGCTTGTTCAAAACATATTGCAAAGGCCCTTCAAGAATGAGCGTAAGAGGGACTCAGGGATAGTGAACAAAGGAAATAATCATCAAGATGTTGCCGATGAAACTTCTGGCACTGTTGGCACTTCCCGGGATTACCTAGCGAAGCTGCTTTTCTG GTGTATGCTATTAGGTCATCATTTGAGAGGCTTGGAGAACAGATTGCAACTAAGTTGTGTCGTCGGATTATTATAG